One genomic segment of Mytilus galloprovincialis chromosome 5, xbMytGall1.hap1.1, whole genome shotgun sequence includes these proteins:
- the LOC143074484 gene encoding rhodopsin, G0-coupled-like, with protein MFNIFVIIVLVKGNPKYHAVHNILLLNISVSDLLLSSVAYPLWASTNFYYRWIWPESVCAFSAFWCFTLAQNDMNTLAAIAICRYIIVCKPQYEYYLKKPNFKYWILVVVWSHSVMNTVPPFFGWSSYKQEVFGTSCSIDWTGKSASVISYNIVVTLTCYCVHLVIFCYCYTYIIRELTTLPSPPISEHIIPVERVRWYHRVSTSRAVTVTSLSMVGVFLIAWTPYTVVSIYSIWSNSLSTWMLLLPTLLAKSCTLLNPTVCALMSSKFRKAARMMFCKNKRIHPTVAMFAVPEIRNSTTSSCLRISGHEETIQYRGNLAQNDVFIGDMTITLPVDNNLV; from the exons ATGTTTAACATATTTGTAATCATCGTATTGGTGAAAGGGAATCCTAAATACCATGCCGTGCACAATATTCTGCTACTTAATATATCAGTGTCGGATCTATTACTGTCGTCTGTAGCTTATCCACTTTGGGCTTCTACCAATTTCTATTACAG ATGGATATGGCCAGAGAGTGTGTGTGCATTTTCTGCGTTTTGGTGTTTCACACTAGCACAAAATGATATGAATACATTGGCAGCCATTGCGATATGTCGGTACATCATTGTATGCAAACCTCAATACG aatattatttgaaaaaaccTAATTTCAAATATTGGATTTTAGTAGTGGTCTGGTCTCATTCTGTAATGAACACTGTTCCACCATTCTTTGGATGGAGTTCATACAAACAGGAAGTCTTCGGCACTTCATGTAGTATCGACTGGACCGGAAAATCCGCTTCCGTAATATCATATAACATTGTTGTTACACTAACCTGCTACTGTGTACATTTAGTCATATTTTGCTACTGCTATACATATATAATCCGAGAATTAACAACTTTACCTTCTCCACCTATATCAGAACATATAATTCCAGTAGAAAGAGTACGGTGGTATCACAGAGTGTCAACATCAAGGGCAGTGACAGTG ACTTCGTTATCAATGGTAGGCGTGTTTCTGATAGCATGGACGCCTTATACCGTTGTTTCAATTTATAGCATATGGTCTAATAGTTTATCTACATGGATGCTTCTCTTACCAACGCTGCTAGCAAAGAGTTGTACATTGCTTAATCCGACAGTATGTGCTTTAATGAGTAGCAAATTCAGGAAAGCAGCAAGGAtgatgttttgtaaaaataaaagaatacatcCAACTGTTGCTATGTTTGCAGTTCCAGAAATAAGGAACAGCACTACCTCGTCGTGCTTAAG AATTAGTGGACACGAAGAAACAATTCAATATCGAGGAAATTTGGCACAAAATGATGTCTTTATTGGTGATATGACAATAACATTGCCAGTTGATAATAATTTGGTATGA